Sequence from the Candidatus Beckwithbacteria bacterium genome:
AGAAAAATTATACCTAATAATAAGGCTGAGCTGACAAGAGGAAAAAACATTTTGTTTAAAATACTCGGAGTTAAAGAGTTAATAAACCATTGATTAAAAAAACCCGGCCGGGAGTGCCAAACAACTGCAAGGCTGGTTTTATTAACGTCACTGATAAAGTTTCCCAGCAAAGACTTTGAGAGAAGATGCTCATGACGAAAATTGAAAAGTAGCTGCGGGAAAAAGGTGCTTAAAAATAACCCCAGACCTAAGAATAAATTAATCAATCCGATTTTCTTCCAAGACGGCAGCAAATAAAGAAAAATCGCTAAGGTTAAAAAGAAAGCATTGGCTAACTGCGTTTGAAGACTGAGACCCATAACTAAACCTAAAAGCGGAAAGTATTTCTTGTTGTCTTGTTTGATTTTGTAGGCTAACCAAAACATTAATAAAGAAATAAACATCAGCGGGGAGGGATTTGACAACATTCTGGAAAAGTAAATGCCCTGACTGGAAAAACATAATAAAGCGGCAGCGAGTAAACCAACTTTTTTACCAAATAGGTCTTTCCCCAGTAAATAAATTAAATAAATACTTAATGTTCCCAATAAAACCATTTCTGTTGCCGGCCAAACAGGATTCCCCTGTCCTAAAAAATAAAAAGGTAAAATTAAATAATAAAAAAACGGCCCGAGAAAGACTCCTTCAATACCGGTAGTCGGGCCAATTAGTACGGGTTTATGATTTTTAATTATTGACTCAACTACCAGAGCATCACGACCTTGATCGTAACCAAAATGAAGATTTAGATGTAAATTCCAAATCCGCAAAAGAAAACCAATACTTAACAAAAATATTAAAATTGAATTTTTCTTTACGAAAATCTTAAAAGGCATAATACTAATTATATCTTCCTAAAGAAGATACCAATTTAAAACAAATAAAAACAGGCTCAAAAAAATCTGTCCAGGAAAGTTTAGACACACCTGCCCGGCGGTCTTTAAAAACAATCGGAATTTCTTTAACTTTATAACCATTTTTTAAAACCCGAAAGACCGCTTCCATAGAAATAGCCAGGCCTTTTCGGGAAAAAAGGCTAGCTGGGTTAATTGATTCCAGGGCTTTTCTCTTATATGCCTTAAAACCTGAACCCATGTCTGTTAAATGAATTCCCAAAATGAAGCGGAAAATAATTCCGGAAAGCCGACTAATTAAGGTGCGGAAAGGAGAACGATTGACCTCACTTCCACCTGGTAAAAACCGAGAACCCAAAACTACATCGATTTCTGGTTTTGATAGCTGCCGAAGCATTAGAGGAATATATTGCGGATCATGAGAAAAATCCGCATCCATTTCTATAATGGCATCTGCCTTTTGTTTTAAACAATACCTGAAGGCATCTTTGCCGGCCAAAGCCCGGCCACGCGGCGGTTGGCGGTGTAAAACACTAATTTCCTTGGGAAATTTGACGGTTAATTTATCGGCAATTTCTCCGGTTCTGTCAGTGGAATTATCATCGATAATCGCAATATGTAAATTGGGAATTTTAAGCTGAAGAATAGTGGCAACTAAATCGGCAAGATTCCCTTCTTCATTATGGCAGGGTAAAAACAACCAAATGTTTTTAAAAAGAAATTTTGCCATTTTGATAGTCCTTGGTAACTTGCGTTAATCTTTCCGGCGTACCCATATCCTTAGAATAACAGTCGGAATAATAGGCGTAAAGTCTTTGACCGCGGGCTAACAAACCGGGAATTAACTGCTCTTCTAAAGAAAATTCAGTTTTTCCGGGAATAAAGTCCAAAACTTGCGGTGTAAAGATATGAGTGCCGGTTTTAGCCAGCGGCTTAAATTTATCTCCCTGGTGGGGCCGGAAAAAACGTTTAATCAAAAAATTGTGATCAGACTCAACCAAATCTGAGTCAAACGGATGATCGGTCGGGTGCACTAAAAAAGTTCCCAAACCCGCCTTTAACTGATGAAATTTAGCCATAGCGGTTAAATCAACATTGGTCATGACGTCACCGTTAAGAACAAAAAAACTGTCGTTTTTCAATAATTTTTCCGCCAGTTTTAAGGCACCGGCGCCGCCCATGATTTGGTTAATTTCACGCGAGTAATTAATGTGAACACCAAACTTATTTCCATCTTGAAAATAATCAGTAATGACTTTTGGAAAATAATGAAGATTAATAATAATGTCTTTAAAGCCGTGAAAAGAACAAAGATTAATTAAGTGTTCGAGAATTGGTTTGTCTCCGATTTTAACCATTACCTTGGGCTGATGGTTAGTTAAGGGTTTTAATCTGGTCCCCAAGCCGGCGGCTAAAATAAAAACTTTCATTTATGTTTGAGAATAAACTTCACCGCCGCCAATAAATCCTGACAAGTTTCATCGGGGTGGCCGGGATAAAGAGGATCCTTGCCGGCATGACCGGTTTTAACTAAAATTGTAAAAACATTTTCTTTTTTACCCATGAGAATATCCCGGCCATTATCGCCGACCACATAAGATTTGTTTAAATCTAAATTAAACATTTCTGAAGCTCTGACAATCATACCCGAATCCGGCTTTCTCCAGGAGCATTGGCTGATGTAGTCGGGATTAAAGGCCGTCGGATGATGAGGGCAGTAAAAGAGGGCATCAATATAAGCGCTTTTTTCCCCGAGTTTTTCCAGCATATAACGATGCAGTTTCTGGACTTGGTCCTCATCACATAATCCCCGGGCAACAACAGAGGCGTTATGGTAAACAATCACCGGAATATCAGCCATGTTTAATAACTTAATTGCCTGGATTGAACCGGGAATAAACTCAAAATCTTTTAATTGGTAAAGTAAATGAGTTTCCTTATTAATCACTCCATCGCGATCCAAAAAAACAGCCCAATTTTTCTTGGGGGTAAATTTTTCTCTGATGAGAACCGGATGAAAATTATTTTCATGCTCAATTTTGGTGACCTGTAAACCTACTTCATCAAGATTAAAATTAATTATTTGAACCCCTTCGGCTTCCAGAGCGCTGATTAACTGCTTCTGTTTTTCCGGCGGGCAGAAAAAAAACATATGACCTTCACCGCCGGCGCCCATCACCTTGCCGCCGAGCGCCCCCTGTTGGCGGGCCAAATCATAAAGAGAGTCTAACCGGTTATTGGTCGCCGCCGGGTTGGAACGTTTTTTATTCTGCCAAGACTTATTTAAAATCCCACCCAGTTTCAGCCATTTTTTCTGGAGCAAAAAACGGTGAAATTCCGCAGTGGCTGATTTTAGGTCTAATAAGGCTTTAATTTTATTTTTTTCGGACATGCCTTTTTTCAGCTGTTTTTGCATTTCGCTGGAATGACGGGAACCGCCGGTAAAACAAAGCACTAACCAACGGTTTAGCTCGAGTTTGACTTGAGCGTTTAAGTTAATTCCCTTAACCGAAAAATTATTGTTTTTCCCGAAAGTCATCAGATTGACGCCCCCGAAAACAGCGGCAAGCTGATCTTGCTTGCCGGAAATCCATT
This genomic interval carries:
- a CDS encoding glycosyltransferase family 39 protein; translated protein: MPFKIFVKKNSILIFLLSIGFLLRIWNLHLNLHFGYDQGRDALVVESIIKNHKPVLIGPTTGIEGVFLGPFFYYLILPFYFLGQGNPVWPATEMVLLGTLSIYLIYLLGKDLFGKKVGLLAAALLCFSSQGIYFSRMLSNPSPLMFISLLMFWLAYKIKQDNKKYFPLLGLVMGLSLQTQLANAFFLTLAIFLYLLPSWKKIGLINLFLGLGLFLSTFFPQLLFNFRHEHLLSKSLLGNFISDVNKTSLAVVWHSRPGFFNQWFINSLTPSILNKMFFPLVSSALLLGIIFLPVYFFKKVSVKDRKGIILLLLWLLFPIVCYLFYTGNFGFFFDYYIVSQFLPLLLLASYSLVSLTKFIKHGRVLKVAVLSIIIFSNVSQADTFLFPNSLGYSLMQLNKTVNYVLKNYNGQAIWARPPDGRPATYEYLLKREAQKQGIKNLRFTEFTQEYFVIYEPDTWMKNNQAELKPWFLDWYRPLTEGKKLIDKTNFGIIIVEKYQF
- a CDS encoding glycosyltransferase, producing the protein MAKFLFKNIWLFLPCHNEEGNLADLVATILQLKIPNLHIAIIDDNSTDRTGEIADKLTVKFPKEISVLHRQPPRGRALAGKDAFRYCLKQKADAIIEMDADFSHDPQYIPLMLRQLSKPEIDVVLGSRFLPGGSEVNRSPFRTLISRLSGIIFRFILGIHLTDMGSGFKAYKRKALESINPASLFSRKGLAISMEAVFRVLKNGYKVKEIPIVFKDRRAGVSKLSWTDFFEPVFICFKLVSSLGRYN
- a CDS encoding NDP-sugar synthase, whose protein sequence is MKVFILAAGLGTRLKPLTNHQPKVMVKIGDKPILEHLINLCSFHGFKDIIINLHYFPKVITDYFQDGNKFGVHINYSREINQIMGGAGALKLAEKLLKNDSFFVLNGDVMTNVDLTAMAKFHQLKAGLGTFLVHPTDHPFDSDLVESDHNFLIKRFFRPHQGDKFKPLAKTGTHIFTPQVLDFIPGKTEFSLEEQLIPGLLARGQRLYAYYSDCYSKDMGTPERLTQVTKDYQNGKISF
- a CDS encoding HAD-IIIA family hydrolase; the encoded protein is MKIISQAPTRIGLIGGGTDVDPFASQYGGEVISLAISLYHRVTLVPREDRNIFIENLGEVRQLSLDKPFPGYGEDKKFDLVYAILNNFKKHLPTGFNLYDRFEGNHSAGLGSSGAAAVAIIGAFNQWLALNLTKKEIALLAWEMETKELKWISGKQDQLAAVFGGVNLMTFGKNNNFSVKGINLNAQVKLELNRWLVLCFTGGSRHSSEMQKQLKKGMSEKNKIKALLDLKSATAEFHRFLLQKKWLKLGGILNKSWQNKKRSNPAATNNRLDSLYDLARQQGALGGKVMGAGGEGHMFFFCPPEKQKQLISALEAEGVQIINFNLDEVGLQVTKIEHENNFHPVLIREKFTPKKNWAVFLDRDGVINKETHLLYQLKDFEFIPGSIQAIKLLNMADIPVIVYHNASVVARGLCDEDQVQKLHRYMLEKLGEKSAYIDALFYCPHHPTAFNPDYISQCSWRKPDSGMIVRASEMFNLDLNKSYVVGDNGRDILMGKKENVFTILVKTGHAGKDPLYPGHPDETCQDLLAAVKFILKHK